TCAGCTCGTGGCCGGTGCCCGGCGGTGACATCGCGCTGATGGGTGCGCGCGCCGCACGGGCGGGGGTGATGCTGCGCCAGCTGGACTTGCTGCCGCATCTGACGGAGATCGTCGCCCGATCGGTGTCCAGACACGCCGCCGATGTCGACTACCTCAGTGAGCTCAGCGCCTGGAGCGGTCGGTACGGGTCGCTGGCGGGTGTGCCCGCCCACAACACGCCCGCACCCGATCAGCACGCGACGCTGCCGGCCCGGGTGTTCGCCGGCCCGATCCTGGCGCAGCCATCGGAAACGCCTGCCGCCGAAGACAACGGCGTCCTGCTCGCGCTCGGTACCGAGACCGACGACGACCTGGCCCGGCTGCGCGCCGGTGAGGCGACCAGCCTGGTCCTGCTGTCGGCGACCGCCATGGGGCTGGCGACGTGTCCGGTCACCGAGCCGCTGGAGATCAAGGAAACACGAGAAGCGGTGCGCGAAGACGTGTTCGGCACGAGCGGCTATCCGCAGATGCTGGTGCGCGTCGGCTGGGCGGCGGTGAACGCCGACCCGCTGCCTGCCACCCCACGTCGTCCCTTCTCCGAAGTGGTCGGCGGGCTCGACAGTCGCGTGGCGTGACAACCCGGAAGGAATATCACATGTCAACTACTGCAACGAAATACGACATTGTCGTCGGTGTCGACGGCTCCCCGGAGTCGAAGGTTGCCGTCGACTGGGCGGCCCGCGACGCGGCGTTGCGCGGCGGGCAGCTGCACCTGGTGCACGTGCTCAGCTCACCCGCGGTGATGACGTTCCCCGAAGTGCCCGTGCCGAGCGGTTACTTTCAGTGGCAGGAGGATTCGGCTCGCGAGATCCTGGCCGGCGCGGCGGAAACCGTCGCAGCGGCCACCAAAGACGACCCGGTGAAGGTCACCAGTGAGATCGTGAGCGGGTCTCCGGTACCGACGCTCGCGGACCTGTCCAAGGACGCCCAGCTGATCGTGGTCGGATGCCGTGGACGCGGCGCGCTGGCCCGCAGTCTGCTGGGCTCGGTCAGCACCGGCCTGGTGCACCACGCGCACTGCCCGGTCGCCATCATTCATGACGAGGATCCGTTGACGGCTCGCCCGTCGAAGGCCCCGGTGGTCGTCGGTGTCGACGGTTCGCCGGCCTCGGAGAGGGCGCTGGAAATCGCGTTCGAGCAGGCCTCATTGCGCGGCGTGGAACTGGTCGCCGTGCATGCCTGGAGCGACACCGGGGTGTTCGAATTCCCCGGTCTGGACTGGTCGGCGCTGCGATCGATCGCCGAGGAGACATTGGCCGAGCGGCTCGCAGGCTGGCAAGAGCGCTACCCCGATGTCGTGGTGCATCGGCTGGTGGTGGCCGACCGGCCCGCCCAGCAGCTCATCGAGCAGTCGGAGTCGGCTCAGTTGACGGTCCTCGGCAGCCACGGACGTGGCGGATTCGCCGGGATGCTGCTCGGGTCGGTCAGCACCGCGGTGGTGCACGGATCCCGGCAGCCGGTGATCGTCGCGCGCAGCAGTTAGCGCCCGAACACTTCGGGATGCAACGCATTACGGCAGTGGTGCACTCCAGCGAAGCACCGTACCGCCGCCCTCGGCGTTGTCGACGGTGAAGTCCCCGCCGACCTCGTACGCCCGGCGGCGCAGGTTGATCAACCCACTGGGGTTGACCTCGGCCGGCATGCCGCGACCGTCGTCGACCACCTCGATCGCCAGCTCGTCCTCCACCCGAACGGTGACGCTGAGTGACTGGGCGTCGGCGTGGCGCACCGCGTTGCTGACCGCCTCCCGAACCACCGCCTCGGCGTGATCGGCCAGCCCCGCTTCGACCACCGACAGCGGCCCGACGTACTGAATGGCGATCCGCGGCCCCGAACCGGCGAACCCATTGACAGCGTCGTCGAGGCGCTGCCGCAGCTGTGTGGTGGCGCCCACGGACCCGCCGTGCAGGTCGAAGATCGCCGTGCGGATCTCCTGGATGACCTCTTGCAGGTCGTCGACGCTGCTCGTCAGCCGCTGCCGCACTTCGGGCAGTCGGCTGCGCGGAATCGTGCCCTGCAGGGAAAGCCCGATCGCGAACAACCGCTGGATGACGTGGTCGTGCAGGTCGCGGGCGATCCGGTCGCGGTCGGAGAGCACGTCGAGTTCGCGCAGGTGCCGTTGCGTCGAGGCCAACTGCCAGGCCAGCGTCGCCTGGTCGGCGAACCCCGCCATCATGTCGAGCTGTTCGTGGCTGAACGTCTGCCTGCCGAGGCGCCGCAGAATCACCACCACGCCGGCGACGGTGTCGGTGGTGCGCAATGGCAGCACCAGCGCGGGGCCGATCCCGGGTATCGCGGGCAGTTCGTCGCTGATGTCGGTGAACCGCTGCGGTGCCTTTTCGGCGAAGGCATGGCCGATGACGCTGTCCCGCACGGTGATTGGCGGCAATGAGCCGGGCTGGCCGACCTTGCCTGCCGTCTCCACGACGAGCAATTCCTCGACCTGGTCGACGGGCAGCTGAATATCGCTGGGCACCGCGACCAGCACCACGTCCGCCGAGGTGAGTTTGAGCGCCTCGTCGGCGATCAGCCGGAACACCTGGGCCGGGTCCGCGCCACCCAGCAACTCGGTCCCGATGTCGCGGGTCGCCTCGATCCAGGACTGCCGCGTGCGGGACTGTTCGTAGAGCCGGGCGTTGTCGATCGCGATCCCCGCCGCGGCGGCCAATGCCTCGACCAGGACCTCGTCGTCCTCGCTGAACGGCTGCCCGTCCGCCTTGTCGGTGAGGTACAGGTTGCCGTACACCTCGTCGCGGATGCGCACCGGAACGCCGAGGAAAGTGCGCATCGGCGGGTGATTCGGCGGGAAACCCACCGACGCCGGATGCTGGGTGATGTTGTCGAGCCGGATCGGTTTCGGTTCGTCGATCAGGTGGCCGAGGACGCCGCGGCCGGAGGGCAGCGGGCCGATCAGTTCATGGGTTTCGGCGTCGATGCCCTCATAGATGAACTCGACGAGCTCATGGTCGTGGCCGCGGACACCCAACGCTCCGTAGCGGGCGTCGACGAGGTCGATCGCCGTGTGCACGATGGTCTTGAGCGTGATGTCCAATTCCAGACCCGAGGTCACCACGAGCATCGCTTCGACCAGACCATCGAGCCGGTCCCGGCCCTCGACGATTTGCTCTACCCGGTCCTGGACCTCGACAAGTAGCTCGCGCAGGCGAAGACCCGACAATGTGTCACGCAGCGGCGACGCGGCCTTGCGATTCCCGTTTGGTCCGACATTGTCGGTCACAGCCCTCATGTTGCCACCAGAAGGCAACGGCCGCTTCACTCTTGGCTGCGCTGATTGTGGTCGAGCTTCGAGATGAACACCGCGGCTTGGGTGCGACGCTCCATCCCAAGCTTTGCCAGGAGACGCGACACGTAGTTTTTCACCGTCTTCTCGGCGAGGAACATCCGCGCGGCGATTTGCTTGTTCGTCAGCCCCTCGCCGAGTAGGCCGAGCAGTACCCGTTCCTGTTCAGTGAGACCCGACAGGGGATCGGAACGTTCAGCGGCACCGCGCAACTTGGCCATCAGCGCCGCGGCGGCCCGATTGTCGAGCAACGACCGGCCCGCGCCGACATCCTTGATCGCCTCGGCGAGCTCCATGCCCTTGATGTCTTTGACCACGTAGCCGCTCGCCCCGGCGAGGATCGCGTCGAGCATCGCCTCGTCGGAGGTGAACGACGTCAGCATCAGGCACCGGAGGTCCGGCATCCGGGAGAGCAGATCGCGGCACAACTCGATGCCGTTGCCGTCAGGCAGGCGTACGTCGAGCACCGCGACGTCGGGGTTGAGCGCCGGGATCTGCGCCAATGCGTGGGCAACCGAACCGGCTTCGCCGATGACTTCGAGATCGGGATCGGCGGACAGCAGGTCGATCAGTCCACGGCGAACGACTTCGTGGTCATCGACGAGGAAGACCTTGACCATGGTGCAACGATATCGGCAGTTCGCTGTCGCGTGTCACAACAATCGCTGACGGTCGACGACCAGAACCGAGCAATCGGTGTTGTGCAGGGCCGCCGACCCCGTCGGACCCAGGAGTTCCTCGATGCCGCGGGCGTTGCGTGCGCCCACCACGACGAGCTGGATGGACGCGGCGTTTTTGGCCAGATAGTTGAGCGCATTGCCGTGGATCGCGACCGGGCGAGCGTCCAGATCGGGATATTGGTTCTTCCAATGCGACAGCCGCCGGTCCAGTTGCGCGCGCACCATCCGGTTGCCGTCGGAGACGGCGTGGGAGTCGTGAACGTCGGTGTACCGCGACTGCCACGAGCCGAGAACCCGCAACGGTGCGCCCCGCAACCGCGCTTCGGCGACGCCGAACTGCAGTACTGCAGCGCTCTCGGGGGATTCGTCGAGCTCGACGACGATCCAGCCGGGTTCGTGCCCGCCGATCGGATCCTCGCCCCGCACGATCGCGACGGGGCAGTGCGCCGCGGTGACCAGAGCGGTCGCCGTCGACCCGATGCGGTCGGCGTCGAAGTGCTTGAGGCCGACCTCGCCGACGCAGATCATCGCCGCCACCCGGGACGCTTCCACCAGGGTGGCGATCGGCCGGCTCTGGAGGATCTCGACTTCGAGCTTGACCTGCCGCCCGGTGGCCTCGACCGCGTCTGCCGCGGAGCGGACGGCCAATTCGGCGCCGGCCAGCAGGCGCGCCTCCTCCTGCGGGTCCACCGGATCCGGGCCGGACGGGTGGATCGCATAGACCAGCCGCAGCGGAATATCGCGGCTGACCGCTTCGTCGATCGCCCACAAGGCGGCTCGCACAGCGCCCCGAGAGCCGTCGATGCCGACCACGATCGACGGCGGTGTGAACGATTCGGGCATCAGGGGCTCCCCGGGACGGCGGACTCCATTGTCACCGACGGCGACGCAACCGCGAGGTGAAACGCCAGGCCGCTAGCCGGCCGCGGCTTCGATCTCCGACATCGACGTCGCGAAAAGCTGACTGGCCAGGTTGGACAACGCCCTCGCAACGGCCACCTCGTCGCGCAGTTCCACCGCGTGCTCGGTGCCGGCATCCATACGGGCGATCCCCATGCCCACCAGTGCGGTACTGCGCCAGGAGAGCAGCGCGGTGGCCCGAGTGCGATCGGCATCCTCGTCGACGGCGATCAACACGGCCGAATGCTTGGTCTGGTCGAGATCTTCCATGACGTCCCCCTCAGTCATATCGATCCGACCATGTCGGCCGACGCTGCCG
This is a stretch of genomic DNA from Mycobacterium sp. ELW1. It encodes these proteins:
- a CDS encoding NAD(P)H nitroreductase — protein: MSVPFPEPETIRTVLSLAMRAPSVHNSQPWHWQVGPSSLHLYVDSSRHLPNTDPDRRDMLVSCGAALHHCTVALAALGWQAKVRRFPDPADSAHLASIEVQPFAAGELDVTLAAAISRRRTDRRNFSSWPVPGGDIALMGARAARAGVMLRQLDLLPHLTEIVARSVSRHAADVDYLSELSAWSGRYGSLAGVPAHNTPAPDQHATLPARVFAGPILAQPSETPAAEDNGVLLALGTETDDDLARLRAGEATSLVLLSATAMGLATCPVTEPLEIKETREAVREDVFGTSGYPQMLVRVGWAAVNADPLPATPRRPFSEVVGGLDSRVA
- a CDS encoding universal stress protein yields the protein MSTTATKYDIVVGVDGSPESKVAVDWAARDAALRGGQLHLVHVLSSPAVMTFPEVPVPSGYFQWQEDSAREILAGAAETVAAATKDDPVKVTSEIVSGSPVPTLADLSKDAQLIVVGCRGRGALARSLLGSVSTGLVHHAHCPVAIIHDEDPLTARPSKAPVVVGVDGSPASERALEIAFEQASLRGVELVAVHAWSDTGVFEFPGLDWSALRSIAEETLAERLAGWQERYPDVVVHRLVVADRPAQQLIEQSESAQLTVLGSHGRGGFAGMLLGSVSTAVVHGSRQPVIVARSS
- a CDS encoding GAF domain-containing sensor histidine kinase gives rise to the protein MTDNVGPNGNRKAASPLRDTLSGLRLRELLVEVQDRVEQIVEGRDRLDGLVEAMLVVTSGLELDITLKTIVHTAIDLVDARYGALGVRGHDHELVEFIYEGIDAETHELIGPLPSGRGVLGHLIDEPKPIRLDNITQHPASVGFPPNHPPMRTFLGVPVRIRDEVYGNLYLTDKADGQPFSEDDEVLVEALAAAAGIAIDNARLYEQSRTRQSWIEATRDIGTELLGGADPAQVFRLIADEALKLTSADVVLVAVPSDIQLPVDQVEELLVVETAGKVGQPGSLPPITVRDSVIGHAFAEKAPQRFTDISDELPAIPGIGPALVLPLRTTDTVAGVVVILRRLGRQTFSHEQLDMMAGFADQATLAWQLASTQRHLRELDVLSDRDRIARDLHDHVIQRLFAIGLSLQGTIPRSRLPEVRQRLTSSVDDLQEVIQEIRTAIFDLHGGSVGATTQLRQRLDDAVNGFAGSGPRIAIQYVGPLSVVEAGLADHAEAVVREAVSNAVRHADAQSLSVTVRVEDELAIEVVDDGRGMPAEVNPSGLINLRRRAYEVGGDFTVDNAEGGGTVLRWSAPLP
- a CDS encoding response regulator transcription factor gives rise to the protein MVKVFLVDDHEVVRRGLIDLLSADPDLEVIGEAGSVAHALAQIPALNPDVAVLDVRLPDGNGIELCRDLLSRMPDLRCLMLTSFTSDEAMLDAILAGASGYVVKDIKGMELAEAIKDVGAGRSLLDNRAAAALMAKLRGAAERSDPLSGLTEQERVLLGLLGEGLTNKQIAARMFLAEKTVKNYVSRLLAKLGMERRTQAAVFISKLDHNQRSQE
- a CDS encoding universal stress protein, translated to MPESFTPPSIVVGIDGSRGAVRAALWAIDEAVSRDIPLRLVYAIHPSGPDPVDPQEEARLLAGAELAVRSAADAVEATGRQVKLEVEILQSRPIATLVEASRVAAMICVGEVGLKHFDADRIGSTATALVTAAHCPVAIVRGEDPIGGHEPGWIVVELDESPESAAVLQFGVAEARLRGAPLRVLGSWQSRYTDVHDSHAVSDGNRMVRAQLDRRLSHWKNQYPDLDARPVAIHGNALNYLAKNAASIQLVVVGARNARGIEELLGPTGSAALHNTDCSVLVVDRQRLL
- a CDS encoding dsRBD fold-containing protein; its protein translation is MTEGDVMEDLDQTKHSAVLIAVDEDADRTRATALLSWRSTALVGMGIARMDAGTEHAVELRDEVAVARALSNLASQLFATSMSEIEAAAG